TCGGCATTGATCCGACCAATTGTGTTTTTCCATTCGCTCTGATAAATGCCATATTCCGTCAGCCTGCTTCGCCAAGACGCCGTGTCATCCGAAGAGAAATACTCCAGAGCGCCGCTACTTCTTTTGGCCAGCAAGCGGACAAAATCAAAACTTTCCGCTGTGAAATGATGATCTTCTTTTCGAGCTAACGGCATGCTGATGATATTATATTGTGTACGGTAATTACTATAATTGCTGAGAAAAGTATAATATTTTACCTGCACCCCGCGCGTGTTGTCTTCGTCAGATGAGGAAGTCTCACCGGCAGCCAGAGCAATTCCGGTCAGCAGCTTTTCCGAACTGTTATCTTTGTTCCATTCCAAAAGGATAAAACAATGATCGGTTGATTTCGTAAAAAAGCTTTCGATTTTCCGGCCGGCAACCTGCGCTTTGGGAAGAATCGGCTGCATCATCAATTGGACCAACACCGATTTCCCGCCGCCATTGGCTAAATTGATCAAAGTATTCAGCGCTTTGTTGGAATTAGCGTTACAAAAATCAAATAACTCGTCCGAAATTAAACGTTTGCCGTCATTGAAAGAAAAATTAACAATTCGCACCCGGTTAATCTGAGGCATGCTCGGCTCCCTTCTGCATCCAGGCATGAATTTCCGTCACCCGTTTTTTCATCAAAAAATAAGGCATCAGGTCACGCATTTTTCTGGTGGGAAAAATCCTATCTTCATCCTGTGTGAATAATTCGTCTGTTTTAAACTTGAGCAGAATTTTATTGAGCAACCCGTTTTTGGTATCAATTTTATTGGAGTCCGTTTCGCCTTCCAGCTTACCCAGCCAAGAAGAGGCCAGCGCCTTGAAATTCTCACTGTAATCTGTCTGCTGGTTTTCACCCTCCAGCAAGTTGGCTTCTGTCTGCTGACAATGCTCCGTGAACCGCTCTAAAAAGGCTTCTCTGCTAATAAACTCCCGCTGCTGCGGATCATTTCCTTCACCGCCGAAAAACTCAAAAATCAGATAAATCGCCAGATAATTCAGCAGATATAAATCGCGTATTCTGACATCATTTGTCGCCCTAATATCTTTGCGATAATCAATATTGTCCTTGAGAAATAACTCATTATCCTGACTTGGAATCAGGTAAGCCCGGCTGCCCGTTTTCATAATCTCAAAACGAAGCACCTCTTGGAATTCATTTAACTCGTCCATCACGTCTGCTTCTTCGGCATAACTCCAGATCATCGGATCATCCGCGCGGTCAATCCAACCCTTTTTCAAAAAAGCCTGATACACCTCTAATGTCTTGCGATTCATTTGATTACCTCAATTTCAAAATCAGTCAGCGTAATATTTCTAGTTTCTTCGCCTCTTTGTACCAAAAAGCTGCATTCCTGTTCCAGTTTACTAAACACGATCTTCTTCATCCGATGGTCTTCCGCCGGTGTTCTTGCTAAACACCAGGCTAATTCAAATTCACCCAGTGGTTCCACTACGATTTCGTTGGCAGCCTCCCAACCGGCAATGTCCAATTCCTGCATGGCATACATCGAAAGCAGCACCTGCGGTAGCGCATTCTCACTGCAGAAATTCATTATTTCCAAAATGCTGAGCGACGCGATATATTCACTAACGGTAAAGCGTGTTTTATCACTGGCGTAATGAAAGAAATGGCGACAAATCAGACTAAACCGAAGATTACGCGCTTCCTGGCGGATTTCTTCGTGATTTTCTCCTTCGCTCAAATCAAAACCTTCCTCCGCTTCCGCCTCTTTCAATTTCCGCTGCGGAGCGTAGAAATTTTCGATGCTGAAATAATCGTTGAAGAGCGGTTTGGTAAGAGGAAACAAAAGATATTTCGCTGCATCCCCCAACGCATCCCCTAAATGGCGAAGTGGTTCCATCAATTCCTCTTGCATATTGAACCGCTTGTAATTCAGCATGACATAACTTTCGTCCAGCAGCTGGCTGTAAGAATCCGCCAGAGAAGATTTTTTATTGATCAATACTCGTTGTTCACTGACCGTCAGTGCAATATTGCGCAAAATCTCATCCAACTGGAATTTATGCTTTTGCGTTTCTTCCACATTCACACCGGTTTCGATGGCCTCTGCCAATTTTGCCGATTGCTCTCTGGCGTTTTTCTGGATGAGCTCCAATTCCAGATATTCGTTGTCCAAAAGGCTACGCACGCGCAGGATGATTGCTTCGTATTCATCCACCGTAATTTTAGCCAAGCTTTCACGACAGCGAAACAAAAAATCGTCCATGCTGGTCTTCATATTGCGGATGCGGTTGACCAACTCGCGGCTCTGATCCAGCGCTTTCGCGTAATTGTTGCGCTTCATATACTCTGTCATCCGAAAACGAGTCACGGAATAATCCAATTCGCTTTCAATTTCTTTGGAGCGATAAAGGAAATCGAAGGCGTCATCCGTCAAATGATAGCTGCCTTTTTCTTCGTTAAGCAGCCGGATCGTCATATTCGCAAAACTTTCGCTGCGGCTGTAAAACGTACGATATTCGGCCAACACACCACCGTTTTGCAGAATTTCAATCACAATATGTTTAGCCAATAACTCTGCATCCACTCTAGACTCGGGCAGAATTTCTGTGATTTCCTGAATAAACCTCGCTATGTCACTCATCGTGCATTTTTTCTCGTCGCTCAGGGTACGATCCATGATAAAGACCAGCACTGCCAAGACCAGATTATCCAAAATCATGCGGTCTGGAATCATGATTCGGATGGACTCCGGATATTTGTATTCAAGCAGGCTCTTGACAATATTGATGAATTTCATACGTTTCTCAAAATCGGCAAGCAAATCCGCCGTCTCTCTCCTGAATGCCATCTTCTTACCTCATGCTTTCCAACAGCACCGCATAAGAAACGACCTCTTGCGGCACCCTCTTGTTTTGCTCCAAATAGATGGTCAGTTCCTGCTGCGCTTGTTCAGAAAACAAGGTGAGGATTTCGGTATAATCCATTCTTTGCTCGCGGTGATCTTGGCTATTTGGGACAACCTGATTGCGGACACGCAGCAGCATCTGCTCATAGCCTGCGGTAAAGAGGCGAATGTTCATTTCCGGGTTCGCACGCACCACACGTAAATAGATGTTCAGACCTTCGCGATCGATATCACCCCAATAAAGAAAATCGACCGCGGCTCCTTTAAAAAACTGCGCATAGGAAGTGACCGCGCCTGGTTCGCTGACGCGGTTGCCGCAGCCGAAAACAACACCATCCAGCGCCACTCCGAACAGCGTGGCCGCATGGTCCTCAAACATCCTGCGCCGAAGATTAAACCAGATATCCTTATTCTCACAGATCAGCAGCGTCATTTTTTCTTTTCTGATTGGAATGTAATCCGGAAAGCAGTAGTCAGGCGTATCGTAAAACTGTAAGGT
Above is a genomic segment from Negativicutes bacterium containing:
- a CDS encoding DUF6063 family protein, which codes for MNRKTLEVYQAFLKKGWIDRADDPMIWSYAEEADVMDELNEFQEVLRFEIMKTGSRAYLIPSQDNELFLKDNIDYRKDIRATNDVRIRDLYLLNYLAIYLIFEFFGGEGNDPQQREFISREAFLERFTEHCQQTEANLLEGENQQTDYSENFKALASSWLGKLEGETDSNKIDTKNGLLNKILLKFKTDELFTQDEDRIFPTRKMRDLMPYFLMKKRVTEIHAWMQKGAEHASD
- a CDS encoding DUF2220 domain-containing protein produces the protein MDLSHELKSKNKKTISKDEIKQMMAFCSDEELYRSIKACENDGVLLPIFSSGTNGNLSFPVYLKYRILTEQSDYSNEFATIDALHPKLQSNGYLRRKPQEYQKHQANLLRLNRYFFNANAGTIPISKKERAFQIFGEEKTLDERDFIDFLVRLGITSDTLQFYDTPDYCFPDYIPIRKEKMTLLICENKDIWFNLRRRMFEDHAATLFGVALDGVVFGCGNRVSEPGAVTSYAQFFKGAAVDFLYWGDIDREGLNIYLRVVRANPEMNIRLFTAGYEQMLLRVRNQVVPNSQDHREQRMDYTEILTLFSEQAQQELTIYLEQNKRVPQEVVSYAVLLESMR